In Rhodococcus qingshengii JCM 15477, the sequence TGATCTGCGCCGTCGACGAGCAGGGTCTGGAGTTCACCGAGAAAGTCCCCGGCAGCGTCCTGGCCGACCTCGAACGAATACTGCACGTACGCATCACCCTTGTAGACGGGAATGATCGGGCTCGCGAGTGTCGGTGTCGCGTCGGCAACCTCCTGCATCTCGGGAGTCCACTCGGCAGTCACACCGGCCGAAGTGACGCCGTGCCACGATGCCGCCGTGGTCTGGACTACTCGACTGATCTGGCGCAACGGGTTCCGGCTGCCATCTGTGGTCAGGAGGATCGACGGATCGAGAACCAGCGGGAGCAAGTACGAGCCGGTGCCGCCCTCGGTGATCGCGCGCTGAACGGAGCGGGCCTCACGGAAAGCCTGAGCCTCGTCGGGGGTCCACTCCAGGTGTCCGCGTTCGGGGTCGGCCACGAGCTTCGCGAAAGCGCCTCGGTAGCTTTCATTTCCGGTAGCGATGGCCCACCGCGCGGTGAGGTTGGATTCGCTCGGGTTGGCGAGTAGACGCTGCACCTTCTCGGCTGCGTGTGCGGGAAGGGCCTTGGAGGTCACCGAACGCTCCAGAGTGCGCATGGCGTCGTCCCGGATGGTGTTGCCGCGCTTCTCGTTCGCGGTGAACGGAGTCCCGGCCTCGAGGTTGCGCTCGTCCATCGCGAGATTCATCAGACGGGCATCGGTCTCGGCCACGTGGCGAAGAAACTGGATCTGCTCTTCGACGGTGGCCAGGTCGCGTTCGGCGTCGTCGTCGAGGACGTTGCCCGCGCGCTCGATGATGTCCCGACCCTGTGCCGCCAGCTCATTCTTCTTCGCGAGTTGTTCGGCAGCGCTGAGACTGCGGAGATGGTCGAACTTGTGGTCTTGCACCTTGATTTTCATGATTTGCCTTAAAAGTCGAGTAGCAGCGCGAGGCGACGTTGCGCCAGCTCCGCTGTAAGAGAATTGGTTTCGGTATTGCGCACGCCGACGGAAGTTCCGGCATATGCGGGGAACAC encodes:
- a CDS encoding phage major capsid protein — its product is MKIKVQDHKFDHLRSLSAAEQLAKKNELAAQGRDIIERAGNVLDDDAERDLATVEEQIQFLRHVAETDARLMNLAMDERNLEAGTPFTANEKRGNTIRDDAMRTLERSVTSKALPAHAAEKVQRLLANPSESNLTARWAIATGNESYRGAFAKLVADPERGHLEWTPDEAQAFREARSVQRAITEGGTGSYLLPLVLDPSILLTTDGSRNPLRQISRVVQTTAASWHGVTSAGVTAEWTPEMQEVADATPTLASPIIPVYKGDAYVQYSFEVGQDAAGDFLGELQTLLVDGADQLMNAAYVTGTGTGQPKGLITSLVAAGGSVIQTGTGTEALASADAFKLQNALGPRFQDRAQFAGHLATINAFRQMETTNGSLKFPSLQDTPPRLLGRLMNEISGMDGTINPAAVENNYSLVYGAFDNFVIVDRIGTTLELIPNIVGTNHRPIGARGALLWFRTGSDVVNPNAFRVLNVTTS